A window of Pseudochaenichthys georgianus chromosome 19, fPseGeo1.2, whole genome shotgun sequence genomic DNA:
agggaaagtgcagagcctgaaactccaagtttttggagagtgcgaaggaggatctgatggttcaccgtgtcgaatgcagcagacaggtccaacaggatgatgacagaggagagggaggctgctttagcagtgtgcagttcctcagtgacagcaaggagagcagtttctgtggagtgattCATTTACTAGAAGTTACAAAATTGGAAGACATTAGTAGTAGTTTGTAAGAGAGGCATTTGAAAAGGATTTGGAAACAATCAAATACACCACAACTAAGTTAATGGCTATCAACAATTGTTAGAACAAATATCACTCAACACCAGGTTGAGAATCAATGATCAGGTAACTAATTTATTCTTGCAAGAAGGAGCAGAGTTAAATCACATACAAAGGATATGGGTTAACTCACACACATGGGGTATGTTGCTCAAAGGAACAGCAAAAAACATCAGGCTTATATAGTCCGAAACACAGAGATAACAACAAGGTCGTAAATCGAGGTGGCGCTAATATAATCCGCGGGTGTCGGAAAGGTGTCAGGATCATCTGCGACGTCTTCTGGAAAGAGTCACGTACTTCCTTCACGCCTCATAGGCAAGCGGTATTTAGGAGACAGCAAGTCTGTCTCCTCATAAATATCAACAGCATGAAATGCCCTGCCTCCTGCCTCCTATCACAAGAAGAGGCAGCTGCAAGGTCATACACAGTTCAGAGCCACACATGCTATCAGTGCATTAAAACAACCCAAAGAGTGGAGAAAACAGTATTTCTCCAACAACAATAGAACACATTTTTCACATAAACACATTTTAACTCACCCATTCACCATTCCACATCCGACAATGATGTAAGAAACATTTCATAAAAGTATTATTCACAAATATTGaatgtttgttctttccttTAGGGTTTATCCATGGGGAGCGTCCCAGGTGTTTCCCTTCTGCTTCTGGTGGTGAGTCTGTCCCTCCTGTCCAGCCCCAGCGTCCATGGAGGAAAGATTCTGGTGTTCCCGGTGGACGGCAGCCACTGGGTCAACATGAAACTCCTGATCCAAGGCCTCCATGCCAGAGGCCATGAGATCACTGTTGTCCGAACAGCCTCGAGCTGGTACGTCAAAGAAGACTCTCCTCATTACAGCTCCATTACTGTCACCTTACCAGAAGCCATTGACATAGAGGAGCAGGACTTCTTTGTAACCTTCCTGTTCAAGATGCTAACAATTCAAAAAGAGGGGGCATCTCTAATCACCTTTGTGAAGTTCTACTGGGAAATGCTTGGTGCACTGTCGAACATTCACAAACAGGCCAGCCAGTTGACGGTAGAAATGTTTGAGAACAAAACTCTAATGCAGAGTATTCGTGACACTCAATTTGACGTGGTTCTCATCGACCCGGGTTTGCCTGCTGGAGTTCTGGTGGCTCATGAACTGAAACTGCCAACAGTTTTTAACGTGAGATGGATCACGAGTGGAGAAGGCCATTTTGTGGTGGCACCATCTCCAACATCCTATGTTCCAACTTCAGGAAATGCCATATCGGATAAGATGAACTTTGGAGAAAGGCTCAAGAACACATTATATTATGTTTTCAACACATGCATTGACAAATTAATAGTGTGCCCTCACTATGATAGACTGGTAGAAAGGTACTTCGGTCCAGATGTGAACTTCTATCACCTTCTACAAGGAGCAGACATCTGGCTCATGAGGGTGGACTTTGTCTTTGAATTCCCCAGACCCACCATGCCAAACATCGCCTACATTGGTGGTTTTCAGTGTCAGCCTGCTAAACCTTTACCAACAGAGCTGGAAGAGTTTGTTCAAAGTTCAGGAGAGCACGGATTCATCCTGATGTCTCTTGGTACGCTGGTTCAAGGCTTACCTGTAGAGATCACTTCTGAAATTGCTGCTGCCTTTGCCCAACTTCCTCAAAAGGTCATATGGAGGCATGCTGGTGAGCCCCCCAGCAATTTGGGTAACAACACCCTTCTGATGAAATGGCTGCCCCAGAACGACCTCTTGGGTCACCCAAAGATTAAAGCCTTTGTGGCTCATGGTGGCACCAACGGGATCTACGAGTCCATCTACAATGGAGTGCCAATCGTAGGCATCCCCCTTCTGTTTGACCAGTTTGAGAACTGTTTGAGAATGGAGGCGCGAGGAGCCGCCAAGGTGTTGGATGCCACCAAACTGACTCGTCAGAACTTTTTGGAAGTGATACAAGAGGTTATACACAATCCCTCCTACAGAAATAACATGAAGCGTCTGTCGGCTCTCCATCGGGATAAACCTATGCATCCTCTGGAAACGGGCCTTTTCTGGATTGAGTTTGTTATGAGGAATAAAGGAGCTTCACATTTACGCACTGAGTCTTATAAGGTGCCCTGGTATGCCTATTATTCGGTAGATGTGATATGCCTTTTGATTACAGTCTTGTTGACGTTGACTGTCATTGTAGTGGGATCAATACGATTCCTTTGCTGTCGATTATGCAGGAGAAGAAAAACCAAACAGGAATAGTTACTCAAATTGTATAGACTCAAATGGTTAGCCATGGGACAATTTTGGTTTTGAGTGAAATGTTTTGTCAAGAGACGTGTTCCAAAATGTTTTGTTAATCCCTAGATTTTTCCTCCAGCACCATCAGCAGGTCAGAGTGTCATTTTTATAGATAGATTGTCCCAAATGTTGTACAGACATTCATCCTAATGTCTGcagtgattgactgattgagtGATTTGCATTTAGCGCCACCATGAGGTAAAGAAATATCGCATTGATTTTCATGACATTATGATGAAATGTATATTAAACCTTTGTGATCCCATAACGTTTTATCTATTTAACCCTATACTTTGTGTCATGACCAAATACCTGCATAGCTAACAACATTAACTAATGACAGAAATGTAAGCTCAGGAAACTTGATATTGCATACATCAAATGGTGAATATGTGCATGTACCTACTTCCAACAAAAAAGTCAGTTTTTAATGTTGCACTATATAATATAACTTGTGTATTGTATTGTACAGATTTGAAATTTGacaaaaggaaaacaaataaacaaaaaaggCACGTATGCTTTTTTGAAGGATCAATATTTCAAAATGAATGCTGCAACTTTATAATGTTTATTATTAGTTAAGAATGATAATAGCCTGTTAAACAAATTAACATACTAACacctgaaataaaaaaataacaaatacaaactATTCTTTGTAGATACTGTCTTTATTTCCTGCAATATAGCACTGTACAACTGGACTCTGAATACtgataattgttttatttttgaaagacaACATATTCTACCACCTATCAGAGTATGCATAGCAGAATGTACCTTCAATATATATAGTATTGTTATTCGTTCATATAAACATTTTAAGTATGAAATTAGAAAATAAAAGTGTTCTTGGATTTTTAAACATTCTTTTCACAGATCCATCTATAAGGTGTCTTACAGGAACCATCCATCCAGGAGTGCAGTTTGTCTTCACTGATGTCCATGTGTCCACAGTCTTCTCCCAGAGGGTCTTCCAGCTTCCAGTCATCAGGCTCAGTCTCCAGCCCCTCTCTGCTCAGCCAGTACCTGCAGGAGGAGACATGTTACAATCCTCACACTGTCTTATTTAAAACTATTACAGTCAGTTACAACACCAAATGGCTTACATTCTCCTGCTGGTCAATCGATGCTGATCCAACTCATTCAAATagcaggaaacaggaaatgaAGCCTAATTACCAGTGCTTGTCAAGTCAACAACTAacatattttgtttatttactAATGTATTTTTTTCAGTAATAGTTTAaactgttattgttgttgcaaTGCACTGAATGACGTAGAAATAAAACGTAATACTTTAATAGTGGAAAATAATAATGTCCTGTTTTTAGAAGATATTGGATGGACagtgtataaatatatatagaatCGCAGTAGTTAACAGTCAAaactgttttaaaaaatgtaaatagagAGAAATATGTTCTTGAGCTGGACAGTTACAGACCttgatttaaaagaaaatgtcacTGTTAGTACTTATAGGCGGAAGCAAGCACCGTTTAGGGCCAATTCTGGTGTGAAAAACAAAATCAAAAGAAGCATTTCTGCCAGAGGTGCTACCCCAGTGTCCCTTTGCTCTGACTTACTGCTCATCTGAAGTAACCAGGCTGCCATCCACCCATCTccacacctcctcctcctctgcgtCTGTCAGACCCATCCACAGTCGGCTGCTGCTCGGCTCCAGAGACTTGCTGCTTTCCGAAACAAAACTCTAAAAAGGGGGGGGGAAATGAGTTAATTTACAATATCTGAAAAACTGTCCTGCTGTTGTCACTCACATGTTCTTTTTGTACCTGTTCTGGTTCACTGTCAATGATGAGCAGGTCACCCACCTGTGTCTGGCACCAGTCTCTGCTGGAACTCCAGGTGAGCCTGCGGGAGGAGATGGAGTAGCACTTGGTCTCAAACAGTCTCCAGCTCTCCTGACACTTTTTGCAAATTCGTTCTGtggaaaaaaagtaaaacttaTTGTA
This region includes:
- the LOC117464527 gene encoding UDP-glucuronosyltransferase 2C1-like, coding for MQTLAFAYPEENISTLFQALKGLSMGSVPGVSLLLLVVSLSLLSSPSVHGGKILVFPVDGSHWVNMKLLIQGLHARGHEITVVRTASSWYVKEDSPHYSSITVTLPEAIDIEEQDFFVTFLFKMLTIQKEGASLITFVKFYWEMLGALSNIHKQASQLTVEMFENKTLMQSIRDTQFDVVLIDPGLPAGVLVAHELKLPTVFNVRWITSGEGHFVVAPSPTSYVPTSGNAISDKMNFGERLKNTLYYVFNTCIDKLIVCPHYDRLVERYFGPDVNFYHLLQGADIWLMRVDFVFEFPRPTMPNIAYIGGFQCQPAKPLPTELEEFVQSSGEHGFILMSLGTLVQGLPVEITSEIAAAFAQLPQKVIWRHAGEPPSNLGNNTLLMKWLPQNDLLGHPKIKAFVAHGGTNGIYESIYNGVPIVGIPLLFDQFENCLRMEARGAAKVLDATKLTRQNFLEVIQEVIHNPSYRNNMKRLSALHRDKPMHPLETGLFWIEFVMRNKGASHLRTESYKVPWYAYYSVDVICLLITVLLTLTVIVVGSIRFLCCRLCRRRKTKQE
- the LOC117464531 gene encoding C-type lectin domain family 4 member M-like, producing MSQTITLLMDSNTQQEEEGHRLFQMNSLLREELTQLKGNTQDILEINNNFEREVKNLSEQIGALMNSDCEKASKYNMQLLERSTELQEQNQNLSTVLMKEKQEAAMQEETRQDEMERMMADMHSINEAFHSLDLYCPVANHDTKERICKKCQESWRLFETKCYSISSRRLTWSSSRDWCQTQVGDLLIIDSEPEQSFVSESSKSLEPSSSRLWMGLTDAEEEEVWRWVDGSLVTSDEQYWLSREGLETEPDDWKLEDPLGEDCGHMDISEDKLHSWMDGSCKTPYRWICEKNV